In the Diadema setosum chromosome 11, eeDiaSeto1, whole genome shotgun sequence genome, GTCAACCTTACCTAGTTGAATCTATTTAGACTGAAGAAACAGCtttgacttagagaaaatttgacttatgagggataAAAAGCAACAGAATATGAAGAggagaggacttgaaaaaaccTTCGGCTTAGGTGATTATTTGACtcaagcaaggttgactgtatatgacaaaaagaaagttGAGTGGGAGAAATTTAAGTTTAAAGCAGAAGAAAACACATCTTGAGAGGGAGGCACACAGTTAGAACAGGAGAAATTCAAACCCAAGTGGGTAAAGTGGGAGATATTGAGAAAATGGCCTCAAAGTGGGAGATCTCCTGCTAAAAGCAAAAGAGTTGAAGTCTCTGCATGATATGTTTATAGAGTTGTtccaattcaataaaaaaaagtaatggaCAAAATAACATCTAGAGGTACAAACAACACTTAACCACAATGGCACTGGCATTGACTAATGCACCTATGATATGTTGCATGTTATAAAGGCATACAGGATGAGCTAACTAAAATTCCTCCAAAACGACTTCTATGCCAATCCAGGGGGATTTCATCTTAATGAGCTCAGATACAACAAAGTGACGACATTGACTTGATTCCATTTAAGTCAACACTGATCGCTGAGAAAACGATCTGCGAATGGCAGGTTATACCGTGCAATTTTAAGAAaagtaagtacatgtaccttcTTGTCTTCCATGACTTTGGtggccttcttcttttgtgcgcGATCTTGACTGCCCCTGAAGACAAGACTGCTTTCTCCTCCTGGATTTTACCTCATCTTCTAGGTGGTGATTCCTTCGTTGTCGGTTATCATAAGATGCAGACTCACAGCAGCTGTTGTATTTGTTGGCACAGTTGACATCACCGGAGCCATTGACGTCAATCCTTGTGGAAGACAGAAATGACATATGGCCATCAAATCCCTCCTCCTGCTCCGAGCTTCTCCTGCCAGTTTGGGGTTCTGGTATTCTATCACTAGCGCTGCTCTTACCTGTCGGTTTGTGGTACCGAAAGTTGCTGTGGGACTCCTTCAACTGGTaacatttctgttttgtttgatcTAGTGCAGCATTCTTCTGTATCCTGTGCCCTACATGAGCCGGTCGCTTGCCATCTTTGTCTTTTGATGAGTCTCTCTGACTAGGACGGTAGCGCACATGGTCTTTCTGACCTACAGCATCAGACCCATTACAGCCTCTATGAGGATGATATTTCTGAGAAGTGGTTTGTTTGCTGTCTGAACAGGGAGGGCCATCAGCTAATTTGGAGAGGTAAGAAGACCCACTTGCAGGATTTTTTGGCCTTTCTGACTTTATATTTTCTGCTCCTTTCTCCTCTTTGAATGGTCTGTGTTCACTGGTTCCACAAAGTCTGCGGGCTTGAAACAAATCATCTTCGGCTCCCTTCGCCTTGCTTCCTCTGCTCTTAGAAGAGTGATTATGCACAAATGATGATTCATGCAGGTTTGACTTCATGCAGGCACTTGCACCAAGATCATCCTCGGAGCACCTGAAATCCTGGATGTGCTGCTTTCCAGATGTAAACAGCTTTCGCTCAGGCAGAGTCAGTTGTTCAGAGGTATACTTTGTACTCAGGGATAGCTTACAATCTCCATTTACATGCTTTTTAATCTGGACCTCAGGCTTGTGGTAGTTTGGTTTCCTTGGCTCTGGAGACACTTTTATCAAATCCTCAATCTCTTCTCCATCAGTGTCACTGTCGTCATCATCACTGCTAAAGACCAATATTTCCATGTCCTTTCTCAGGGCATTTCTTGATTGCACACATTCTTTCTGCTCCTCTTGAAACTCAAGGCCTCTTGACGTTGGCTTTTGTTTCTCATCTCTCCTCATGCTAACTATGTTATATGGGGATTTTGCAGCAGAATCCAACGTCATGTGGCCAAATGGCGAGGTGATGCTTGGGGTCCTGGCAAACCTTGTGAGATTTTGTGAAGACCTCTGAAAAGGAGAGGGAGTTGTCATGGTCTCCAGTGTACATTCCTGTCCAGATAATGACTCCGCCATCTTCGGGTCATCAGTGCTACTGTTAGTTAAAAGTGACACGTTGCTTTCGTCGTCCTCACCACTGGAACATAACTCGGCTGCTTGCAATTTGGATAAATGCCATTGAGGCAAACTTTTCTCCAGCTCGTTTTTATTCTCAGCAATAACAAACGTGTTGGATTTCCTGTCAGTCTCTGAATGATCTCTAACATTTTCCTGAGAACCCTGGTTAGGAGATTCATGGTGTTGTTTGTCAGTGGAAGCTGCTGAATTTCGAGTGTCTGTCACAAGGTCGTTTGTCAACGTCTCCCTGTGCGGGCTGAAAGCTAAACCCCTACCAACCCTCCTGCCCTTGGCAGTCCTGCTGGTACCCTCTGCCTTTGATGATAAGACCGGCATTGGTCTGTTTAACAGCTGTGGTAAGGGAGACTTGAAGAAGTCCATGATGTTGCTAAGGATATCTTCAGAGGAACTCCTACCCTTCATTCTGTCACATCCACGAGGGTATTGGAATGCTTTGCCCCGGGACTTTTCCCCATTTCTACTATGTGGTGTTTTAGGAGTCCTCAAAAGTTTGCTGCATGACTCTCTGACATAGTCTGATCCATGATCTTCATGATCACCTGGAACATTCCATTTCTGTGGCAAAGGTGAGGCAGGAGGTGCTGCATGATCTTCCTTCCTGTGGTCACTTTTAAATGTGGCCAGTTCCATCTGCCCTCCAGGACACTTCACCAGCTCAATACCGCTCTCTCTTGCATGACCAGTACTATCAGTAGCAGCATCAGCATCTCCAGGCAA is a window encoding:
- the LOC140235428 gene encoding uncharacterized protein, which produces MEVKDRLRLNFESIINKYDKPFEDSPVVDLNQLAVDNETESQKLNFFQPFGWTVLATDLKKGLKRKGGVSSDSALGSTISSSKTSSFFTDEETRGEDGIFPLQNLDFTNDTSSALGTLMRYKYNSFSAHPEIIGMERGEGRLSSADLSDESEDDLESVCSGPTNTPEADRWSGKYVPRHEDAREDVFRDDRDSLTREEAISQSRQSHSPSDNMQVTSLSDDAFQDACIQDSTPILDDDDEHPTAAVAHTGQEEESQESSTEDLFPLSDDETEDGDELVEEEVSLAQVKARFVRKLKSILVENNGDSATDDASVSTEETSGAPIHKRSSVLREQDFEQLNRAEGESMRNTSRRALSFPGKSDIVQRTCVSNSGEIDDLSSEDSPCLAHNGSTILAGHFDESDFDLPGDADAATDSTGHARESGIELVKCPGGQMELATFKSDHRKEDHAAPPASPLPQKWNVPGDHEDHGSDYVRESCSKLLRTPKTPHSRNGEKSRGKAFQYPRGCDRMKGRSSSEDILSNIMDFFKSPLPQLLNRPMPVLSSKAEGTSRTAKGRRVGRGLAFSPHRETLTNDLVTDTRNSAASTDKQHHESPNQGSQENVRDHSETDRKSNTFVIAENKNELEKSLPQWHLSKLQAAELCSSGEDDESNVSLLTNSSTDDPKMAESLSGQECTLETMTTPSPFQRSSQNLTRFARTPSITSPFGHMTLDSAAKSPYNIVSMRRDEKQKPTSRGLEFQEEQKECVQSRNALRKDMEILVFSSDDDDSDTDGEEIEDLIKVSPEPRKPNYHKPEVQIKKHVNGDCKLSLSTKYTSEQLTLPERKLFTSGKQHIQDFRCSEDDLGASACMKSNLHESSFVHNHSSKSRGSKAKGAEDDLFQARRLCGTSEHRPFKEEKGAENIKSERPKNPASGSSYLSKLADGPPCSDSKQTTSQKYHPHRGCNGSDAVGQKDHVRYRPSQRDSSKDKDGKRPAHVGHRIQKNAALDQTKQKCYQLKESHSNFRYHKPTGKSSASDRIPEPQTGRRSSEQEEGFDGHMSFLSSTRIDVNGSGDVNCANKYNSCCESASYDNRQRRNHHLEDEVKSRRRKQSCLQGQSRSRTKEEGHQSHGRQEATNGSTPSKRRRLGSTTDRSTGPPAGRSPLRGRNPSSKVHTPRSSSHSERRNSCNTPRKLQLNSQRSCDSFIHTDSDVSLESEWRTTTKREKRDSKGRGSEESCPEMLLASPTSSSSSMQSSFSSVCQGPGRCKKTICFKCAMA